The Arcobacter lacus genome segment TCAGTAGCAGTAGCTTCTTTAACTTCAGTAGCTGGAGTTTCATTTTTTACTTCAGCAACTGGTGCTTCTTTAACTTCAGCAGCAGGAGTTTCAGTTTTTGTTTCAGTAGTTGCTGCAGGTTTTTTTTCTTCTGTACAACCTGTTAATAAAGCCATTAATACAGCTGTCCCTAATAATACTTTTTTCATCTTAGCGTCCTTTTAAATATATTTGTTAAAAACAAGTGGAATAGTACCAAAAAATTGTTAATAAATTGTGAATAAATTTGAATATTTTTAGTAAAAATTGAAAATAGGACAATTTTAATATAATTTTGATATTTTGCTATGAAATTGAATTGAAAAATATTTATAAAAAAGGCTTAAATTTAAAAGTGGAGGAGCTAGTCGGACTCGAACCAACGCATGTCGGATTTGCAATCCGAGGCATTACCAGCTTTGCTATAGCTCCATAATAAAAAATCAAATAAAATAAGAAGTTAGATGATTTTGAGGAGATGTGTATGGCAGAGAGCAAGGGATTCGAACCCTCGGAGGCGTGAACCTCGCCGGTTTTCAAAACCGGTACAATCGACCAACTCTGTCAACTCTCTACACATCAATGGTGCGAATGGTGAGAATCGAACTCACACTCCGAAACCGGAACGGGATTTTAAGTCCCGCGCGTCTACCTATTCCGCCACACTCGCATTTGGTAAGTCATTTTCAAGTCGTTAAACTCAAAATGGACTGGAAGTATATACATTTTTTTATTTTTTGTCAAGAGTATTTTTTAGAAATTTTAGAATTTATAAAATAGCTTGATTTTTTAATAAAAAACAAAAAGCAATAAATGTATAATCTAGCTATATTATTTAATGAAAATCAAAAGGATTATAAATTGAGAAGTGATGAAGTAAAAAAAGGGTTTGATAGAACACCTCACAGATCATTATTAAGAGCTACTGGATTAAAAGATGAAGATTTCGATAAACCATTCATTGGAGTTGCAAACTCATTTATTGAGTTAATTCCAGGACATTTTTTCTTAGATAAAGTATCTGCTATTATAAAAGAAGAAATAAAAGCTAATGGTTGTGTACCATTTGAATTTAATACTATTGGAGTTGATGATGGAATTGCGATGGGACATGATGGAATGTTATTTTCTTTACCATCAAGAGAGTTAATAGCAAACTCTATTGAAACAGTTATGAATGCACATAAACTAGATGCAATGATTGCTATTCCAAACTGTGATAAAATTGTACCAGGTATGATTATGGGTGCTTTAAGAGTAAATGTTCCAACAATCTTTGTTAGTGGAGGACCTATGGAAAAAGGTTACACTAAAGATGGAACTCCTATTGATTTAGCTACTGCATTTGAAGCTGTTGGAAAACATGAAGCTGGACAAATGAGTGATGAAGAATTAAAAGACATCGAATGTAATGCCTGTCCAAGTGGTGGTTCATGTTCAGGAATGTTCACTGCAAACTCTATGAATACACTTATGGAAGCTATGGGTATTGCACTTCCTGGAAATGGAACAATTTTAGCTTTAACGCCACAAAGAGAAGAGTTGTATAGAAAAGCAGCTAGAAGAATTTGTGAAATTGCACTTGATAAAGCATCAAGGGAAAAATATAAATTAAAAAATATTTTAAATGAAAATGCAGTTAAAAATGCTTTTGCTGTTGATATGGCAATGGGTGGAAGTTCGAATACAGTTTTACATATGTTAGCAATTGCAAAAGAAGCAAATGTTAATTTTAATCTTGAAGATATTAATAAAATTTCTAAAAGAGTTTCTCATATTGCAAAAATTTCTCCATCTTTATCGACTGTTCACATGGAAGATATCAACAAAGCTGGTGGAGTTAATGCTGTTATGAAAGAGATGACAAAAAGAGGTGATGATATTTTATTAAATAACCTTACAATCTCTGGTGAAACTTTATTAGAAAAAATCAAAGATGCGGTGATATTAGATACAAATATCATTCATACTATTGATAATCCTTATTCTCAAGTTGGTGGATTAGCAATTCTTTATGGTAACTTAGCTGAACAAGGTGCTGTTATTAAAACTGCTGGAATTACTGGTTCAAGAGTATTTACAGGAACTGCTGTTTGTTTTGATGGGCAACCAGAAGCTATCAAAGGAATTGTTTCTGGAAAAGTTAAAGCTGGAAATGTTGTAGTTATTAGATATGAAGGACCAAAAGGAGGTCCAGGGATGCAAGAGATGCTTGCACCTACAAGTCTAATTATGGGAATGGGATTAGGAAGTTCTGTTGCACTTATTACTGATGGAAGATTTAGTGGTGCAACTAGAGGTGCTTCAATTGGTCACGTAAGTCCTGAAGCAGCAGAAGGAGGAATGATTGGATTATTAAAAGATGGTGATGAAATTCATATCGATGTTGACCAATATATTTTGTCTGTAAACTTAAGTGATGAAGAAATTGCGAAAAGAAAAGCGGAATTTAAACCTCTTAAAAAACCTCTTAACTCTTCTTGGTTAGGACAATATAGAGCTCTTGTAACAAATGCAAGTAGCGGAGCAGTTTTAAAAACTGATTTATAGTTTAAATAGGCTATTTTGCCTATTTAAATTAATAATTTATTAACTATTTATTGAAAAATAGTTTACTTTTTTGCTTTAACATATCATAATAATTTAATTAAAAAGGATATAAAAGTGAAGAAAAAACTTTTACTTATTTCTACGTTAATAGCAACTCAACTCTTTGCAAAAACAATAGAGTTAGAGATGATGGAAAAAGATCCACAAAGAATTAGCCCAAATTCAACAAATGAAATTTTATCATTTAATAATAGTATAAAAGATTCTGTTCATTCTATAGTAAATATATCTGCAAAAAAAAGTGTCGATACTGATGTTGATAGCTTACCATTGCAAATGTTTAATGATCCATTTTTTAAAAGATTTTTTGGAGACCAGTTTGGAAATCAACTTAAACAAAATAGAGTACAAAGATCATTAGGATCAGGAGTAATCGTTTCAAAGAATGGATATATTGTTACAAATAACCATGTTATTGAAAATGCTGAAGAGATTACTGTAACTATTGGTGATGATACAACTGAATATAATGCAAAATTAATTGGAAAAGATGCAGATAGTGATATTGCAGTAATTAAAATAGATGTAAAAACTGATTTAACTCCAATTAAATTTGCACACTCAAACAGTGTAATGGTTGGAGATTTGATTTTTGCAATTGGAAATCCATTTGGTGTTGGAAGTACAGTTACTCAAGGAATTGTTTCAGCTTTAAATAAAAATAAAGTTGGAATAAATAAATATGAAAACTATATTCAAACAGATGCTTCTATAAATCCAGGAAACTCTGGTGGTGCATTAGTAGATAGTCGTGGCGCATTAATAGGTATTAACACTGCAATTATTTCTAAAAGTGGAGGAAATAATGGTATAGGATTTGCAATTCCAGTTGATATGGTAAAAGATGTAGTTGAAAAACTTGTAACTGATGGAAAAGTTGTAAGAGGATATTTAGGGGTTGTAATAGCTGATTTAGATAAAGAAACACAAAAAGTTTATAAAAGAAAAGAGGGTGCTTTAGTTTTAGACGTATCAAATGACACACCAGCTTCTAAATATGGATTAAAAAGAGGGGATTTAGTATATGCAATAAATGGTAAAGTTGTAAAAGATAGAACAAGTTTACAAAATAGCATTGCATCATTTAAACCAAAAGAAAAAGTTAAATTAGATGTTGAAAGAGATGGTAAAGATATAACTTTGAATATTGTTTTAGAAGATAGAGCAACTAATTTAGGACAAACTCCAACAGCAGAAAGTAATCTTTTCTTAGGTGGATTAAAGCTTAGTGCTATTGACACTGTTACTCAAAAGCAATATAGACTATCATCTGATACAATTGGTATATTAATTTCAGATGTTGAGCCAAAATCAAAAGCTGAAAAAGCTGGTTTTGAAGCTGGAGATGTTATTATTCAAATTGAAGATGTAGAGATTAAAAATTTTGCAAATTTAGAGAATGCAATAAAAAAATATGAAAATAAAAATAAAAGAGTTTATGTAAATAGATATGGTCAAACGATTTTATTTATAATTCAATAAAAAGGATTTCCCATTATTAAAGTACTCATGATAGAAGATGATTTAGAATTAGCTCAAATCATTACAGATTATTTAAAATCGTTTGATATAGAAATTACAAATACAGATAGTCCATATAACGGACTATCAATGCTCAATGTTCATAAAGATTATCAGTTGATAATTTTAGATTTAACACTTCCTGAAATTGACGGATTAGAGTTGATTCCAAAAATTAGAGAAAAATCAAATATTCCAATTATTATCAGTTCTGCACGAGATGATATTTTAGATAAAGTTATGGGATTAGAAAGAGGAGCAGATGATTATCTTCCAAAACCATATAATCCAAGAGAACTTCAAGCTAGAATAAAAACAATTTTAAAAAGAGTTGATTTAAAAACTGAACCTAAAAAAGCTGAACAAAGTTCTTTATTTGAAATAAGAGAAGCAGATATGCAGATACTTTTTAAAGGTGTTCATTTAACACTTACTTTAGCGGAGTATGATATTTTAAAACTTTTAATTCAAAGAAATCATGGAGTTGTAGCAAGAGAAGATTTTATATATGCAAGTGATAATATAGAAGATGATTCATCTTTAAAAAATATTGATGTAATTATCTCAAGAATTAGAACAAAACTAGCAAAAATTGATGATAGTAATACTTATATAAAATCAGTAAGAGGTATTGGATATCAACTTATATGATAAAAAATATCTCTATTTCTACTTTTGTAAATATAATATTTGCGTTAGCTTTTTTATCTATATTTGTAACTTTTACAATATTTGTGAATTATGATAAACAAAAACATGAATTAACTTTACAAAATAGATATGAGTTAATTGCTGAAAATATTTTAATAACATTTCAAAATAATCCAACGGTTGAAGTACTTTTATCTTTATACAAAAAATTTCAAGTTTCTCCCATTGAAGATAAAGATGAAAAGCTTGAGATTATAAAAAATGCTCAAGAATTAACTATAACTCAAAATTATTTAGGAACTTATAGAGTTTATAAATATGATGATATTTATTATATTTATGTACAACAGTATGGTTATAATGTTATGCTAAAAGATTCTGCAAATCATCGTTATAATATGGCATTTATTGTTTTAGGATTTATAGTTTCTATTTTTACTTTTTTAATTTTATATGAAATATTAATGAAAAAGTTAAAACCATTAAAGATGTTAAATAAACAAATTATTGAATTTTCGCAAGGAAATAAAGATATAAAATTAAATTACACAAGTACTGATGAGGTAGGAACAATAGCAAGAAATTTTAATGAAGCAATAAATATTATAAATAATCAGTCAAAATCAAAAGATTTATTTATGAGAAATATGATGCATGAGCTAAAAACTCCTATCACAAAAGCGATGTTTATTGCAGAAACTTTAGAAGATGATAAAACAAGAGAAAATCTTCAAAGAGCTTTTAAAAGAATGGACGATATTATCAAAGAACTTGCAACAGTTGAAAAGTTGACTTCTCAAAATACCATGATATATAAAGAGAAAACAAAATTCTCAAATATTTATAAAAAAACTCTAGAAATTATGATGATAAATCCTCAAAATATTGATGCAAATGTAGATGATTTTGACTTTGAAGTTGATACTTACATGATGTCAATAGTTTTAAAAAATCTAATTGACAATGCTATCAAATTTTCGTTAGATAAAAAAGCAACAATAAATGCAAATAAAAATTTTATAGAAATTATCTCTTTAGGTAAACCTTTAAAAAATGATTTATCACACTATACTGAAGCTTTTTGTCAAGAAGAGAAAAGAAGTGAAGGTTTTGGATTGGGGCTTTATATTGTAAAAACTATTGTAAATTTGCATAAATATAAGTTAGAATATAAATATGAAGATGGAAAAAACTATTTTATTATAAAGATGGCAAAATAATTAAATTTTGCACTCTTTCATAATCTCAAACCAATTTTTATTAAAATGTTTTTTGATATATTTTTCTTTATGTGGAATAGTACAATTAGAACAATCATGGTGTATAAAATTCTCAGATTCAAATTTTGAACCATTTTTTGAATCAATACTACAATATGAATATAATATTTTATTGTCTTGCTTTTTTAAGCCTTTGTCATTAAATCTAAAATGTGGACAAGCACATAAATAGCAATTTAAATTTTCTATATTGTGACATTTTTTATTTTCTTTATAAAGAAGACAAAAATTTGGTTCATTAATCACCATATTTTCAAATTTAAAATAATCTATTATTTCATCAATATTATAATCTTTCAGTTTTGTTATAATTTTTTGATGTTCTTTTCCTTGATTTAAAAACCACTCTTCATAAGTCATTGTATTTCCTATATTTTCTTCTCAAATAGTTTACAATTAATATTTTTAAGAGTACAATAAAAACTTATTTTAAGGAGCAAAAATGCTTAAAAATATATTTCTTTTAGCAACAATTTTTATTCTTTCTGGTTGTATTCCAAAAACAACACCTTCAATTATTGAAGAAAGATTTTCAAATCAAAAAGAGATATCAACATTTGATAGTTGTACAAATTTTTCATATATTTCACAAATTGATGATATAAAATATGGAAAACTTTTTGTTGAACATATAAATTTAAATAGTGATTGCAAATGGAATGGCTTAGCAAGAGGTTATTTTGTATCTCTTTTTATGGATACTATAAAAGCTAAATCATATAAATTAGTTGAAAGATTAGATTTTTCTAATATAGAAGTAAATACTTATTTGGTTGATGATATGTATTATGTAAATATCGTAAATCAATATAAAGTTTTTGAAGATATTTTTATAATAGATTATAAAGGATTTTATACAACAAATCTAATAAAAAAATATGACAGCAACTACACAAATATTTATTTAGAAAAACCAAGATTGGATACAAATTATTCAAATAGTTTAGTAAGAATGAATTTTATAAATTCATATTTCTCAAAAGAGAGAGAATCTTTTGCGAATTAATCTTTTAATTATTATTTATTGCCTTATTGTTGTAATGTCAGTTATGTATGCAACACAACCATTGCAACCACTTTTGGCAAAAGAGTTTAATATTACAGTTATTCAAGCTTCTTGGTTTACAGCAGTTATTTTACTTTTTATGGCAATTTCTCCTATTATTTATGGATACACTTTAGAAAAAATGTGTGCAAAAAAGATGTTGATAAATGCTTCTTTTATTTTACTGATAACAAATATTTGTTTGGGATTATCTACAAATTATGAAATGTTTTTATTTTTTAGAGTTTGTGAAGCTTTAGTTGTACCTGCTATTTTAACTTCTTTGATGAGTATTTTGGCAAATATTGATAAAGAAAATGTAAAATTTAATATGTCAATATATGTTGCAGCAACTGTTTTTGGTGGACTTGTTGGAAGAATATTTTCTGGATTTATTGCTACAACATTTTCTTATGAATATGTATTTTATTCTCTTTCTTTAGCAATTTTAGTATCTATTACTTTGATAAAAAAGTTGGACTACAATGGTGATGCAACTATTATAAAACCAAAGATAAATGATGTAATAAATATTTTACAAGATAAAAGGTTTGTTATAATTTATTTCGTAATGTTTTGTATTTTTTTTGTTTTTGCTGGTGTTTTAAATGTATTACCATTTAGAGTAAAAGACATCTCTGAACATTTTTCAGAATTTCAAATATCATTGTTATATTTAGGTTATGGAATGGGTATTTTGGTATCTTTAACTTCAAAAAAGATTATAAAATTTTTTAAAAATGAAATAAATACTATTTTAGTTGCATGTGGTTTTTTTATATTTGTAACAATATTTCTAACAAATAATGACATTATATATTTATTTTTACTTCTATTTTTATTTTGTATTGGAATGTTTACAGCTCATACTGTAAGTACACAACTTGCGAATTCTATGAAATCTTCTCAAAAATCTTTAACATCTGGAATGTATTTAACTTTTTACTATTTAGGTGGAGCAATGGGTTCTTTTTTACCTACAATTATTTATAAAAACTTTGGTTGGGATTTTATGATATATCTATTTGCGCTTATTTTAGTCGTAGTAGAAATAGTTGTTTTTATCAATAAAAAATTGTTTTGATATAATCTATAAAATAGAAAGGAATTTCAATGGAAAAGTTAAGTTTAAAATCATCTTTTGTTTTAGGTTTTTTTATTTTTATTGGTTTAGGAACTTTGGGATATTTTATTTCGAGTAGTTTTTTAAAATCAAAAGAGTTAGAAAGAACAGTTATTGTAAAAGGTTTGTCAGAAAAAGAGGTACAAGCAAATATTGTATTATGGCCTATAAAATTTTCTGCAACAGCATCAACTTTAGATGAATTATCAAAAAAAGTTGAAAGTGATACAAATAAAGTTTTAGAGTTTTTAAATAAATATGGAGTAAAAAAAGAAGATATTACAGTTAATTCTCCATCAATCATAGATAAAAATGCAAATGAATTTACAGAAAGAGACTATACTTTGAGATATTTAGCAAATAGAACTATAAATATATATTCTCAAGATATTGAAAAAATAAGAGATGTAAGTGGAAAACTATTTGAATTATCACAAAATGGAATTTTATTCAGAGTAGATGATTGGGATTCAAAAATAGAGTATCTATATACAAAATTAAATGAAATAAAACCAGCTATGATTGAAGAAGCAACGGCAAATGCTAGAGAAGTTGCACAAAAATTTGCTCAAGATTCAAATAGTAAATTAGGTAAAATCAAAAAAGCAACTCAAGGACAATTTGAAATAACTAGTAGAGATAAAAATAGCGAACACATAAAAAATATTAGAATTGTATCAACAGTTGAGTATTATTTAAATGATTAAGAGATAGTTTAATACTATCTCTTAAAATTATAAGTTTTCTTTTGCGTAGTCTAAAGCTTTAGTTTTAGCTTCTTCGATTTTAGAAGTATCTTTTCCACCTGCTTGTGCAAAGTCAGGTCTTCCACCTCCACCTCCACCAACGATTGGAGCAATATTTTTTATCCAATCACCAGCTTTGATGTTTGTATTTTTACTTCCAGCTACAATCAAAACTTTATCATCTTTTGCTTGTAATAAGAAAATTGCAACTTTTTCGTTTGCATTTTTTGTATCATCAACAATTTTCTTTAAATCACCATTTTCTACTACTGAAACTATAACTTTTGTATCATTTATAATAGTTTCTTCAATAGGAGAAGAAGTTTTACTTTGAGAAGTTTCTATCTCTTTTTTCAAATCTTTGATTTGCTCTTTTAGTTTTTTTATACCTAAAATTACATCACTGTTTTTAACTTCTGCTTGAATTTCATTCATTTTTGAAATTATATCTTTAGTATATTTTATTGCAGCAGTTCCACAAACAGCTTCTATTCTTCTTACTCCCGCACTAACACCTGATTCTTTTACTATATAAAAACTTCCAATATCAGCTGTATTTCTTACGTGAGTTCCACCACAAAATTCAACAGAAACATCTTCAAAACTTACAACTCTTACAACATCACCATATTTTTCACCAAACATAGCAATAGCACCTTTTTTCTTTGCTTGTTCAATAGGAAGTTCTTCAACATTTCCTGAAATTCCTCTTGCTATCATAGAGTTAACTAAGTCTTCAACTTCATCAATTTGTTCTTTTGTCATAGCTTTTGGATAAGTAAAGTCAAATCTTAGTCTTGAAGCATCATTTAAAGAACCAGCTTGAGAAACAGTATCTCCTAAAACTATTTTTAGAGCACTTTGAAGTAGATGTGTAGCACTATGGTGTTTTGCAACTTCATTTCTATTTACAACGATGGCATCAACACTCTCACCTTGTTTTAAAGATGAATTAACAACTTTTACTTTTGAAAGATTTAGTCCATGAAATTTTGTAGTTTCTTCAACAATAGCAATATGTTTATTATCTTCTAAAGCTCCAATATCTCCATTTTGTCCACCACTTGTAGCATAAAATGGAGTTTTATCTAACATTACCCATCCAGTTGAATCTTTTTCTAAAATTTTCACTTCTTTAAAATGTTCATCTAAAAGAGCAATAATTTTTGATTTGTAAGTTGTATTGTTATATCCAACAAATTCATTTGAACCGAATTTTTCTAATAATTGTTTAAAATCACCTTCGTTTGAAGTATCACCACTTCCTTTCCAAGCTGCTTTTGCCATAGCTTTTTGGTTATTCATTAATTCATCAAATTTAGCTAAATCAACTTTTAAATCTCTATCTCTTAACATATCTTCTGTTAAGTCTAAAGGGAAACCATAAGTGTCATATAATTTAAATGCAGTAACACCAGAAAAAATATCTTTTGTTTTTTCTAGTTCTTCATTAAATAAAGACATCCCTAAATCAATAGTTTTAAAGAATCTATCTTCTTCTAAAGTTAATTGTTCTTCAATGAAATTTTTATTTTCAACAAGTTCTGTATAGTGTCCACCCATTATTTCTATTAAAGTGTCAAGAAGTTTCGCCATAAATGGTTTTCTAAATCCTATTAAATAACCATGTCTAACTGCACGTCTTAATATTCTTCTTAAAACGTAAGGTCTTCCTTCATTTCCAAATAATATTCCTTGTGAAAGCATAAAAGAACAAGCTCTTAAATGGTCAGCAATTACTCTATATGAACCAATATTTTCTGAAGTTGCATTTTTAGAAGAAATTTCTTCGATTTTTTTAATTATTGGTTTGAAATTAGACGAATCAAAGTTATTAAATACACCTTCTTTAATTGCAATTACTCTTTCAAGACCCATTCCTGTGTCGATAGATGGTTTTGGAAGAGGATTTAGTTTTCCATCAGCTGTTCTTTCGTATTGCATAAATACTAAGTTCCAGATTTCTAAAAATCTATCTCCATCTCCTCCCATATAATCTTCTTTACCATTGAAGTTTT includes the following:
- the ilvD gene encoding dihydroxy-acid dehydratase codes for the protein MRSDEVKKGFDRTPHRSLLRATGLKDEDFDKPFIGVANSFIELIPGHFFLDKVSAIIKEEIKANGCVPFEFNTIGVDDGIAMGHDGMLFSLPSRELIANSIETVMNAHKLDAMIAIPNCDKIVPGMIMGALRVNVPTIFVSGGPMEKGYTKDGTPIDLATAFEAVGKHEAGQMSDEELKDIECNACPSGGSCSGMFTANSMNTLMEAMGIALPGNGTILALTPQREELYRKAARRICEIALDKASREKYKLKNILNENAVKNAFAVDMAMGGSSNTVLHMLAIAKEANVNFNLEDINKISKRVSHIAKISPSLSTVHMEDINKAGGVNAVMKEMTKRGDDILLNNLTISGETLLEKIKDAVILDTNIIHTIDNPYSQVGGLAILYGNLAEQGAVIKTAGITGSRVFTGTAVCFDGQPEAIKGIVSGKVKAGNVVVIRYEGPKGGPGMQEMLAPTSLIMGMGLGSSVALITDGRFSGATRGASIGHVSPEAAEGGMIGLLKDGDEIHIDVDQYILSVNLSDEEIAKRKAEFKPLKKPLNSSWLGQYRALVTNASSGAVLKTDL
- a CDS encoding Do family serine endopeptidase, with amino-acid sequence MKKKLLLISTLIATQLFAKTIELEMMEKDPQRISPNSTNEILSFNNSIKDSVHSIVNISAKKSVDTDVDSLPLQMFNDPFFKRFFGDQFGNQLKQNRVQRSLGSGVIVSKNGYIVTNNHVIENAEEITVTIGDDTTEYNAKLIGKDADSDIAVIKIDVKTDLTPIKFAHSNSVMVGDLIFAIGNPFGVGSTVTQGIVSALNKNKVGINKYENYIQTDASINPGNSGGALVDSRGALIGINTAIISKSGGNNGIGFAIPVDMVKDVVEKLVTDGKVVRGYLGVVIADLDKETQKVYKRKEGALVLDVSNDTPASKYGLKRGDLVYAINGKVVKDRTSLQNSIASFKPKEKVKLDVERDGKDITLNIVLEDRATNLGQTPTAESNLFLGGLKLSAIDTVTQKQYRLSSDTIGILISDVEPKSKAEKAGFEAGDVIIQIEDVEIKNFANLENAIKKYENKNKRVYVNRYGQTILFIIQ
- a CDS encoding response regulator transcription factor — protein: MIKVLMIEDDLELAQIITDYLKSFDIEITNTDSPYNGLSMLNVHKDYQLIILDLTLPEIDGLELIPKIREKSNIPIIISSARDDILDKVMGLERGADDYLPKPYNPRELQARIKTILKRVDLKTEPKKAEQSSLFEIREADMQILFKGVHLTLTLAEYDILKLLIQRNHGVVAREDFIYASDNIEDDSSLKNIDVIISRIRTKLAKIDDSNTYIKSVRGIGYQLI
- a CDS encoding ArsS family sensor histidine kinase; translation: MIKNISISTFVNIIFALAFLSIFVTFTIFVNYDKQKHELTLQNRYELIAENILITFQNNPTVEVLLSLYKKFQVSPIEDKDEKLEIIKNAQELTITQNYLGTYRVYKYDDIYYIYVQQYGYNVMLKDSANHRYNMAFIVLGFIVSIFTFLILYEILMKKLKPLKMLNKQIIEFSQGNKDIKLNYTSTDEVGTIARNFNEAINIINNQSKSKDLFMRNMMHELKTPITKAMFIAETLEDDKTRENLQRAFKRMDDIIKELATVEKLTSQNTMIYKEKTKFSNIYKKTLEIMMINPQNIDANVDDFDFEVDTYMMSIVLKNLIDNAIKFSLDKKATINANKNFIEIISLGKPLKNDLSHYTEAFCQEEKRSEGFGLGLYIVKTIVNLHKYKLEYKYEDGKNYFIIKMAK
- a CDS encoding MFS transporter, with translation MRINLLIIIYCLIVVMSVMYATQPLQPLLAKEFNITVIQASWFTAVILLFMAISPIIYGYTLEKMCAKKMLINASFILLITNICLGLSTNYEMFLFFRVCEALVVPAILTSLMSILANIDKENVKFNMSIYVAATVFGGLVGRIFSGFIATTFSYEYVFYSLSLAILVSITLIKKLDYNGDATIIKPKINDVINILQDKRFVIIYFVMFCIFFVFAGVLNVLPFRVKDISEHFSEFQISLLYLGYGMGILVSLTSKKIIKFFKNEINTILVACGFFIFVTIFLTNNDIIYLFLLLFLFCIGMFTAHTVSTQLANSMKSSQKSLTSGMYLTFYYLGGAMGSFLPTIIYKNFGWDFMIYLFALILVVVEIVVFINKKLF
- a CDS encoding SIMPL domain-containing protein, which codes for MEKLSLKSSFVLGFFIFIGLGTLGYFISSSFLKSKELERTVIVKGLSEKEVQANIVLWPIKFSATASTLDELSKKVESDTNKVLEFLNKYGVKKEDITVNSPSIIDKNANEFTERDYTLRYLANRTINIYSQDIEKIRDVSGKLFELSQNGILFRVDDWDSKIEYLYTKLNEIKPAMIEEATANAREVAQKFAQDSNSKLGKIKKATQGQFEITSRDKNSEHIKNIRIVSTVEYYLND
- the alaS gene encoding alanine--tRNA ligase — encoded protein: MDIRKEYLEFFRSKGHEIVSSMPLIPDDPTLMFTNAGMVQFKDIFTGVVPRPENPRATSCQLCVRAGGKHNDLENVGYTARHHTLFEMLGNFSFGDYFKEDAIAYAWEFVTVNLALPIDKLWVTVHNNDDEAFDIWSKYINPSRIMRFGDKDNFWSMGDTGACGPCSEIFYDQGEENFNGKEDYMGGDGDRFLEIWNLVFMQYERTADGKLNPLPKPSIDTGMGLERVIAIKEGVFNNFDSSNFKPIIKKIEEISSKNATSENIGSYRVIADHLRACSFMLSQGILFGNEGRPYVLRRILRRAVRHGYLIGFRKPFMAKLLDTLIEIMGGHYTELVENKNFIEEQLTLEEDRFFKTIDLGMSLFNEELEKTKDIFSGVTAFKLYDTYGFPLDLTEDMLRDRDLKVDLAKFDELMNNQKAMAKAAWKGSGDTSNEGDFKQLLEKFGSNEFVGYNNTTYKSKIIALLDEHFKEVKILEKDSTGWVMLDKTPFYATSGGQNGDIGALEDNKHIAIVEETTKFHGLNLSKVKVVNSSLKQGESVDAIVVNRNEVAKHHSATHLLQSALKIVLGDTVSQAGSLNDASRLRFDFTYPKAMTKEQIDEVEDLVNSMIARGISGNVEELPIEQAKKKGAIAMFGEKYGDVVRVVSFEDVSVEFCGGTHVRNTADIGSFYIVKESGVSAGVRRIEAVCGTAAIKYTKDIISKMNEIQAEVKNSDVILGIKKLKEQIKDLKKEIETSQSKTSSPIEETIINDTKVIVSVVENGDLKKIVDDTKNANEKVAIFLLQAKDDKVLIVAGSKNTNIKAGDWIKNIAPIVGGGGGGRPDFAQAGGKDTSKIEEAKTKALDYAKENL